The Roseicyclus marinus genome has a segment encoding these proteins:
- a CDS encoding deoxyguanosinetriphosphate triphosphohydrolase produces MRAPFACDPTQTRGRRVPEEESTFRSPFQRDRDRIIHASAFRRLKHKTQVFVEHEGDYFRTRLTHSIEVAQVARTIARALGLDEDLTEAVALAHDLGHPPFGHTGEDALQALMAPHGGFDHNAQAIRIVTHLERHYAEFDGLNLSWETLEGIAKHNGPVTPPIHWALAACCETVDLELSTHASAEAQVAAIADDIAYNHHDLHDGLRAELFSTDELAALPILDACFAEVDRLYPGLNYYRRRHEALRRFFGVLVEDVIAYARTELAALAPRDAADIRAAGRPIIRFSKPVFDDLKVIRDFLFHRMYRAPAVVEMRREVTAVVHDLFPHFIAHPDELPKQWRKDVEEVSGDETALARIVCDYISGMTDRFALQTHARVFGAASRENRLPV; encoded by the coding sequence ATGCGCGCGCCCTTTGCCTGCGACCCCACCCAGACCCGTGGCCGCCGCGTGCCCGAGGAAGAAAGCACCTTCCGCTCGCCGTTCCAGCGCGACCGCGACCGGATCATCCACGCCTCCGCCTTTCGCCGCCTCAAGCACAAGACGCAGGTCTTCGTCGAACACGAGGGCGATTATTTCCGCACCCGCCTGACCCATTCCATCGAAGTGGCGCAGGTGGCCCGCACCATCGCCCGCGCGCTGGGCCTGGACGAGGACCTGACCGAGGCCGTGGCGCTGGCCCATGACCTTGGCCATCCCCCCTTCGGCCATACGGGCGAGGATGCGCTTCAGGCGCTCATGGCCCCCCATGGCGGCTTCGACCATAACGCGCAGGCGATCCGCATCGTCACCCATCTCGAACGCCATTACGCCGAATTCGACGGGTTGAACCTCAGCTGGGAAACCCTCGAAGGCATCGCCAAGCATAATGGTCCAGTGACGCCACCCATCCACTGGGCGCTGGCCGCCTGCTGCGAAACCGTCGATCTGGAGCTTTCGACCCATGCCAGCGCCGAGGCGCAGGTCGCGGCCATCGCCGATGACATCGCCTACAACCACCACGACCTGCACGACGGTCTGCGCGCGGAACTCTTCTCGACCGACGAACTGGCCGCACTCCCCATCCTCGATGCCTGCTTCGCCGAGGTCGACCGCCTCTATCCCGGCCTCAACTATTACCGCCGCCGCCACGAGGCGCTGCGCCGCTTTTTCGGCGTGCTGGTCGAGGATGTGATCGCCTATGCAAGGACCGAGCTTGCCGCGCTTGCGCCTCGCGATGCAGCCGATATCCGCGCGGCGGGCCGCCCCATCATCCGTTTCTCGAAACCCGTCTTCGACGATCTCAAGGTGATCCGCGACTTCCTCTTCCACCGCATGTACCGCGCCCCCGCCGTGGTCGAGATGCGGCGCGAGGTGACGGCGGTGGTCCATGACCTCTTCCCCCATTTCATCGCCCATCCCGATGAATTGCCCAAGCAATGGCGCAAGGATGTGGAGGAGGTGTCGGGCGACGAAACCGCCCTTGCCCGGATCGTGTGCGATTACATCTCCGGCATGACCGATCGTTTCGCGCTCCAGACCCATGCCCGGGTGTTCGGGGCGGCATCCCGGGAAAACCGCTTGCCTGTCTGA
- a CDS encoding potassium channel family protein — protein sequence MSGWFRNWTVAGAFACVLIGAALANQSLMWLPWLSDPSDWVGAILIGISLGYLILLVVVLPAVAQNASLQIGELLLRLVVSSVLTITAYAYVYLLQGVQGPGEDAASALTTLYFSMVTFATLGYGDISPQGPILRLVAAFQAIVGNLHLGLFAAAAFFLLQDGLLRGNPTQDDPGHDPERPPVPAAPADARTKDQGKGTTTPSTGDEASSPSADETDGKNDQDPHR from the coding sequence ATGTCGGGCTGGTTCAGGAACTGGACCGTGGCGGGTGCTTTTGCCTGCGTGCTGATCGGCGCGGCCCTGGCGAACCAATCGCTGATGTGGCTGCCGTGGCTGAGCGACCCATCCGACTGGGTCGGGGCGATCTTGATCGGCATTTCGCTTGGCTACCTGATCCTTCTGGTCGTGGTCTTGCCGGCGGTGGCACAGAATGCATCGCTCCAGATCGGCGAATTGCTGCTTCGGCTGGTCGTGTCATCGGTTTTGACGATCACGGCCTATGCCTATGTCTATCTGCTGCAGGGCGTGCAAGGCCCGGGTGAAGACGCGGCTTCGGCCCTCACGACGCTTTATTTCTCGATGGTTACCTTTGCGACGCTTGGCTATGGCGACATCTCGCCCCAAGGCCCGATCTTGCGGTTGGTTGCGGCTTTTCAGGCCATTGTCGGCAACCTGCACCTCGGGCTTTTCGCCGCCGCAGCCTTTTTCCTGCTGCAAGACGGGTTGCTGCGGGGAAATCCGACGCAAGACGATCCGGGCCATGATCCGGAAAGACCCCCGGTGCCAGCCGCACCGGCAGATGCGCGGACCAAAGATCAAGGCAAGGGGACGACGACCCCGTCGACCGGGGACGAGGCTTCCAGTCCGTCAGCCGACGAAACCGATGGCAAGAACGATCAAGACCCCCACAGGTAG
- the argS gene encoding arginine--tRNA ligase, translating to MTLFADIHAAVLTALDALEAEGALPAGLDRANVAVEPPRDAAHGDMATNAAMVLSKPAGMKPRDIAEALAGKLALDPRIASAEVAGPGFLNLRLTPDAWRGVVAAILTQGAAYGRSAMGQRRRVNVEYVSANPTGPLHVGHTRGAVFGDALASLLDYTGHDVTREYYINDGGAQVDVLARSVYLRYLEAHGQEVAFADGTYPGDYLIEVGRALKDAVGDAYLGKDEGVWLAEVRDFATDRMMDLIRADLKALGVEMDVFYSEKSLYGTGRIEAALDDLRAKGLIYEGVLEPPKGKTPEDWEPRSQTLFKSTDFGDDVDRPVMKSDGAWTYFAPDIAYHYDKITRGFDELIDIFGADHGGYVKRMKAAVAALSGNRVPLDIKLTQLVKLKRGDQELKMSKRAGTFVTLRDVVEMVGADVTRFVMLTRKNDAPLDFDVDKVREQSKDNPVFYVQYAHARIQSVLRRAAEAGVAPGGPDDLSVIADPAELALVAKLAEWPRLVESAAQTHEPHRVAFYLYDLSSEFHALWNKGNAEPALRFWQEDDPATSRGKLALIRSVAIVISNGLGILGVTPADKM from the coding sequence ATGACGCTGTTCGCCGATATCCATGCCGCCGTTCTGACCGCGCTTGATGCGCTCGAGGCCGAGGGGGCTTTGCCCGCGGGTCTCGACCGCGCGAATGTGGCGGTGGAACCGCCCCGCGATGCGGCGCATGGCGACATGGCGACCAATGCCGCGATGGTCCTGTCCAAGCCCGCGGGCATGAAGCCCCGCGACATCGCCGAGGCGCTGGCAGGCAAACTCGCCCTCGACCCCCGCATCGCCAGCGCCGAAGTGGCGGGCCCGGGCTTTCTCAACCTGCGGCTCACCCCCGATGCCTGGCGCGGTGTCGTGGCCGCCATCCTGACCCAGGGCGCGGCCTATGGCCGGTCCGCGATGGGGCAGAGGCGGCGGGTCAATGTCGAATATGTCTCGGCCAACCCGACCGGGCCCTTGCACGTGGGCCATACGCGCGGCGCGGTCTTTGGCGATGCGCTGGCCAGCCTTCTGGATTACACCGGCCATGACGTCACCCGCGAATATTACATCAACGACGGCGGCGCGCAGGTCGATGTCCTCGCGCGCTCGGTCTATCTCCGCTACCTCGAGGCGCATGGGCAAGAGGTGGCCTTTGCCGACGGCACCTATCCGGGCGACTATCTCATCGAGGTCGGCCGCGCGCTGAAGGACGCCGTGGGCGATGCATATTTGGGGAAAGATGAAGGGGTATGGCTGGCCGAGGTGCGCGATTTCGCCACCGACCGCATGATGGACCTGATCCGCGCGGACCTCAAGGCGCTCGGCGTCGAGATGGACGTGTTCTATTCCGAGAAATCCCTCTACGGTACCGGCCGGATCGAGGCAGCACTCGACGATCTGCGCGCCAAGGGCCTGATCTACGAGGGCGTGCTGGAACCGCCCAAGGGCAAGACCCCCGAAGATTGGGAACCGCGCAGCCAGACCTTGTTCAAATCGACCGATTTCGGCGATGACGTGGACCGCCCGGTGATGAAATCGGACGGGGCCTGGACCTATTTCGCCCCCGACATCGCCTATCACTACGACAAGATCACGCGCGGCTTCGACGAGCTGATCGACATTTTCGGTGCCGATCACGGCGGCTACGTCAAGCGGATGAAGGCGGCGGTGGCAGCCCTCTCGGGCAATCGCGTGCCGCTGGACATCAAGCTGACCCAGCTCGTCAAGCTCAAGCGTGGCGATCAGGAACTCAAGATGTCCAAGCGCGCGGGCACTTTCGTCACGCTGCGCGACGTGGTCGAGATGGTGGGGGCCGATGTCACCCGCTTCGTCATGCTCACCCGCAAGAACGACGCGCCCTTGGATTTCGACGTGGACAAGGTGCGCGAGCAATCCAAGGACAATCCGGTCTTCTACGTGCAATATGCCCATGCGCGTATCCAGTCCGTGCTGCGCCGCGCGGCCGAGGCGGGCGTCGCCCCCGGCGGCCCCGACGACCTGTCCGTGATCGCCGATCCCGCCGAACTTGCCCTGGTGGCAAAGCTCGCCGAATGGCCGCGCCTTGTCGAAAGCGCGGCCCAGACGCACGAGCCCCATCGCGTGGCCTTCTACCTCTATGACCTGTCCTCGGAATTCCACGCGCTGTGGAACAAGGGCAACGCCGAACCCGCGCTGCGCTTCTGGCAAGAGGACGATCCTGCCACAAGCCGGGGCAAACTGGCCCTGATCCGGTCCGTTGCGATTGTCATTTCCAACGGTCTTGGTATTCTTGGGGTCACACCGGCCGACAAGATGTAA
- a CDS encoding SPOR domain-containing protein, with amino-acid sequence MADYDYSQTDEAHAPHRDGTFSDGTPRIGTLVNWAGAFVSLGLVIGMGIWAYQLTMRDLSGVPVIRALEGPMRVPPADPGGTQAEHQGLAVNRIAEGAEAAPVPDRLILAPPPVDLDVVALASASAPAMPDQAASAAEAPLPTPEAVSAGTQALIERLMEQAAPVAAPSADPAPAPQVIPASVPGPARSLRPATRPEAIRARATVTSSTSRAATGAVNEIAPAELSTGTRLVQLGAFDSPEIARSEWDRLAARFPDYFAGRARVIEEATSGGSAFFRLRAHGFEDLAASRRFCAVLMAQNAPCIPVTVR; translated from the coding sequence ATGGCGGATTACGACTATTCCCAAACGGATGAGGCGCACGCGCCCCATCGCGACGGGACATTTTCCGACGGCACGCCCCGCATCGGAACGCTGGTGAATTGGGCCGGGGCCTTCGTGTCGCTTGGTCTGGTCATCGGCATGGGCATCTGGGCCTATCAGCTCACCATGCGGGATCTGTCCGGCGTGCCCGTCATCCGCGCCCTCGAAGGGCCGATGCGCGTGCCCCCCGCCGATCCCGGCGGCACGCAGGCCGAGCATCAGGGCCTTGCCGTCAACCGCATCGCCGAAGGGGCCGAGGCCGCACCGGTCCCCGACCGCCTGATCCTTGCGCCCCCGCCGGTCGATCTCGATGTCGTGGCGCTTGCCTCCGCCTCCGCGCCCGCCATGCCCGACCAGGCCGCCAGCGCGGCAGAGGCACCCTTGCCCACGCCCGAAGCCGTCAGCGCGGGCACCCAGGCCCTGATCGAACGCCTGATGGAACAGGCCGCGCCTGTGGCCGCGCCCTCTGCCGATCCCGCGCCCGCCCCGCAGGTCATCCCGGCCTCAGTTCCCGGTCCCGCGCGCTCGCTCCGGCCCGCGACCCGGCCCGAGGCGATCCGCGCCCGTGCCACCGTCACCTCCTCCACCTCCCGCGCCGCCACCGGTGCGGTCAATGAAATCGCCCCCGCCGAGCTTTCGACCGGCACCCGGCTTGTCCAGCTCGGGGCCTTCGACAGCCCCGAGATCGCACGCAGCGAATGGGACAGGCTCGCGGCGCGCTTTCCCGATTACTTCGCAGGCCGCGCCCGCGTGATCGAGGAAGCCACCTCCGGCGGTTCCGCCTTCTTCCGGCTGCGCGCCCATGGGTTCGAGGATCTCGCCGCCTCCCGCCGCTTCTGCGCCGTCCTGATGGCCCAGAACGCGCCCTGCATTCCCGTCACGGTCCGGTAG
- a CDS encoding glycoside hydrolase family 3 N-terminal domain-containing protein — protein MAGVSATILGCEGPRLSPDEARFFSEAQPWGFILFARNIEDPTQLLALTSDLRAALGRDAPILIDQEGGRVQRMRPPHWRQWRPALDQMAQAGPLRAARAMRLRARLIAHELRSVGIDVNCMPLADVARDTTHPILKNRLYGTEPDTVIGAGRAVAEGLLAGGVLPVLKHLPGYGLGEVDSHLTLPRVTAPLEELRRVDFAAFRPLCDLPLGMTAHIVYEALGDELPATLSPDMIRLIREDLGFQGALMTDDLSMGALPGPIGERAARARAAGCDLILHCNGERPEMEQVVAQSGTLSGLPLQRADAALALRHAPAPLDIEAAEADLADLLDGEVYG, from the coding sequence ATGGCCGGGGTTTCCGCCACCATCCTCGGCTGCGAAGGCCCCCGCCTTTCCCCCGACGAGGCGCGCTTTTTCTCCGAGGCGCAGCCTTGGGGCTTCATCCTGTTCGCCCGCAACATCGAGGATCCGACGCAACTTCTGGCGCTCACCTCCGATCTGCGCGCCGCCTTGGGCCGCGATGCGCCCATCCTGATCGACCAGGAAGGGGGGCGGGTCCAGCGGATGCGCCCGCCGCATTGGCGGCAATGGCGTCCCGCGCTCGACCAGATGGCACAGGCAGGCCCCTTGCGCGCCGCCCGCGCGATGCGCCTGCGCGCCCGCCTCATCGCGCATGAATTGCGCAGCGTCGGCATCGATGTGAACTGCATGCCCTTGGCCGATGTGGCGCGCGACACGACCCATCCGATCCTGAAAAACCGCCTCTACGGAACCGAGCCTGACACCGTGATCGGCGCGGGCCGCGCGGTCGCCGAAGGGCTTTTGGCAGGCGGCGTGCTGCCGGTCCTCAAACACCTGCCCGGCTACGGTCTGGGCGAGGTTGACAGCCACCTGACCTTGCCCCGCGTCACCGCGCCCCTCGAGGAACTCCGCCGCGTCGATTTCGCGGCCTTCCGCCCGCTCTGCGACCTGCCCTTGGGCATGACCGCCCATATCGTCTACGAGGCCTTGGGCGACGAACTGCCCGCCACGCTGTCCCCCGACATGATCCGCCTGATCCGCGAGGATCTGGGCTTTCAGGGCGCGCTCATGACCGATGACCTGTCCATGGGGGCGCTGCCCGGTCCCATCGGGGAACGGGCCGCGCGCGCGCGGGCGGCAGGCTGCGACCTGATCCTGCATTGCAACGGCGAACGCCCCGAGATGGAACAGGTCGTGGCGCAATCGGGCACGCTGTCAGGCCTGCCCCTGCAACGCGCTGACGCCGCGCTGGCCCTCCGCCACGCGCCTGCGCCGCTTGACATCGAGGCCGCCGAGGCCGACCTTGCCGATCTTCTGGACGGAGAGGTCTATGGCTGA
- a CDS encoding segregation and condensation protein A yields MADRPIAANDESPEWDAVASRRAAEALIVDVDGFEGPLDLLLTLSRTQKVDLRRVSILQLTEQYLAFIEQARELRIELAADYLVMAAWLAFLKSRLLLPPDPTEEGPSGEEMAAYLAFQLERLAAMRDCAAKLMARDRLFQDRFPRGAAEQMTTAKRITYTAGLLDLMQAYARIRTRDDFRPFVLDRDSVLTMEEALDRMRGLIGYAGDWTDLMSYLPDGWQADPKRRRSATAANFAAALELAKAGRVQIRQTETFAPIELRRRDDR; encoded by the coding sequence ATGGCTGATCGGCCCATCGCCGCCAATGACGAAAGCCCCGAATGGGATGCCGTCGCCTCGCGCCGCGCGGCCGAGGCGCTGATCGTCGATGTCGACGGGTTCGAGGGGCCGCTCGACCTGTTGCTCACGCTCTCGCGCACCCAAAAGGTCGACCTGCGCCGCGTCTCCATCCTGCAACTGACCGAGCAATATCTCGCCTTCATCGAACAGGCGCGCGAATTGCGCATCGAACTGGCCGCCGATTACCTCGTGATGGCCGCCTGGCTCGCCTTTCTCAAATCCCGCCTCCTCCTGCCGCCCGACCCGACCGAAGAGGGACCATCGGGCGAGGAGATGGCCGCCTATCTCGCCTTCCAGCTCGAACGCCTTGCCGCCATGCGCGATTGCGCGGCCAAGCTGATGGCGCGCGACCGCCTGTTCCAGGACCGCTTTCCCCGTGGCGCCGCCGAACAGATGACGACCGCCAAGCGCATCACCTATACGGCGGGTCTTCTCGACCTGATGCAGGCCTATGCCCGCATCCGCACCCGCGACGATTTCCGCCCCTTCGTGCTCGACCGCGACAGCGTCCTGACCATGGAAGAGGCGCTCGACCGCATGCGCGGCCTGATCGGCTACGCGGGCGACTGGACCGACCTGATGAGCTATCTTCCCGATGGCTGGCAGGCCGATCCCAAGCGCCGCCGCTCGGCCACGGCGGCCAATTTCGCCGCCGCCCTCGAACTGGCCAAGGCGGGCCGCGTGCAGATCCGCCAGACCGAAACCTTCGCCCCCATCGAACTCCGCCGCAGGGACGACAGATGA
- the scpB gene encoding SMC-Scp complex subunit ScpB produces MSDAPESRGDSLFRAPPLAEQERMVEAMLFASADPLTLAEMEARMPHGCDPAEAVQLLRRRYEGRGVQVTRVGDAWAIRTAADLGFLMARETVETRKLSRAAIETLAIIAYHQPVTRAEIEEIRGVTVSRGTVDQLIELEWVRFGRRRMTPGRPVTYVVTQAFLDHFGLESARDLPGLKELREAGLLESRPPDGADAEAPRDDSTGDMFDDDAEAHLPENDDDY; encoded by the coding sequence ATGAGCGATGCACCCGAGAGCCGGGGCGACAGCCTCTTTCGCGCGCCGCCCTTGGCCGAACAGGAACGCATGGTCGAGGCGATGCTGTTCGCCTCCGCCGACCCCCTGACGCTCGCCGAGATGGAGGCGCGCATGCCCCATGGCTGCGACCCGGCCGAGGCCGTGCAGCTTTTGCGCCGCCGCTACGAGGGGCGGGGCGTGCAGGTGACCCGCGTGGGCGATGCCTGGGCGATCCGCACGGCGGCCGATCTGGGCTTTCTCATGGCGCGCGAAACGGTCGAGACCCGCAAACTCAGCCGCGCCGCGATCGAGACGCTCGCGATCATCGCCTATCACCAGCCCGTCACCCGCGCCGAGATCGAGGAGATCCGCGGCGTGACGGTCTCGCGCGGCACCGTCGACCAGCTGATCGAACTGGAATGGGTGCGCTTCGGCCGCAGGCGCATGACCCCGGGCCGCCCCGTCACCTATGTCGTGACCCAGGCCTTCCTCGATCATTTCGGGCTCGAAAGCGCCCGCGACCTGCCGGGCCTCAAGGAATTGCGCGAGGCGGGGCTTCTCGAAAGCCGTCCCCCCGACGGCGCCGATGCCGAGGCCCCGCGCGACGATTCGACGGGCGACATGTTCGACGACGATGCCGAGGCCCATCTGCCCGAAAACGACGACGATTACTGA
- the glnA gene encoding type I glutamate--ammonia ligase codes for MSKEAFLKLMKDEGAEYVDIRFTDPRGKLQHVTVVADLVDEDFIDEGFMFDGSSIAGWKGIEASDMKLMLDTSSAYVDPFYAEKTICVHCNVVEPDTGEAYNRDPRGTALLAEAYLKSTGIGDAFYCGPEAEFFVFDDVRYAVTMNKVSFEVDAVDGAWNTDTEYEMGNTGHRPGIKGGYFPVNPIDPGQDLRSEMLSTMKRMGMKVDKHHHEVASNQHELGLIFSTLTKQADELQKYKYVIHNVAHAYGKSVTFMPKPMAGDNGTGMHVNMSIWKDGKPLFAGDKYADLSDEALYFIGGILKHAKSLNAFTNPSTNSYKRLIPGFEAPVLRAYSARNRSGCVRIPWTESPKAKRVEARFPDPSANPYLAFAALLMAGLDGIQNKIHPGDPSDKDLYDLPPEELAGIPTVCASLREALESLEADHDYLIKGDVFTKDQIEAYMALKWDEVYAFEHTPHPIEYKMYYSC; via the coding sequence ATGAGCAAAGAAGCATTCCTGAAACTCATGAAGGACGAAGGGGCGGAATACGTCGATATCCGCTTCACCGATCCGCGCGGCAAGCTGCAGCACGTGACGGTCGTCGCCGATCTGGTCGACGAGGATTTCATCGACGAAGGCTTCATGTTCGACGGCTCGTCGATCGCAGGCTGGAAGGGCATCGAAGCCTCCGACATGAAGCTGATGCTCGACACGTCGAGCGCCTATGTCGATCCGTTCTACGCCGAAAAGACCATCTGCGTGCATTGCAACGTGGTCGAGCCCGACACCGGCGAAGCCTATAACCGCGATCCGCGCGGCACGGCGCTGTTGGCCGAGGCCTATCTGAAGTCCACCGGCATCGGCGACGCGTTCTATTGCGGCCCGGAAGCCGAATTCTTCGTCTTTGACGACGTGCGCTACGCCGTGACGATGAACAAGGTGTCCTTCGAGGTCGACGCCGTCGACGGCGCGTGGAACACCGACACCGAATACGAGATGGGCAACACCGGCCACCGTCCCGGCATCAAGGGCGGCTATTTCCCGGTCAACCCGATCGACCCCGGCCAGGACCTGCGGTCCGAGATGCTGTCCACGATGAAGCGGATGGGCATGAAGGTCGACAAGCACCACCACGAGGTGGCATCGAACCAGCACGAGCTGGGCCTGATCTTCAGCACGCTGACCAAGCAGGCCGACGAGCTGCAGAAGTACAAGTACGTCATCCACAACGTCGCCCATGCCTATGGCAAGTCGGTGACCTTCATGCCCAAGCCCATGGCGGGCGACAACGGCACCGGCATGCACGTGAACATGTCGATCTGGAAGGACGGCAAGCCGCTGTTCGCAGGCGACAAATACGCCGACCTGTCGGACGAGGCGCTCTATTTCATCGGCGGCATCCTGAAGCATGCCAAGTCGCTGAACGCCTTCACCAACCCGTCGACGAACAGCTACAAGCGTCTGATCCCCGGCTTCGAAGCCCCCGTTCTGCGCGCCTATTCGGCCCGCAACCGGTCCGGCTGCGTGCGTATTCCGTGGACGGAAAGCCCCAAGGCCAAGCGCGTCGAGGCCCGTTTCCCCGATCCGTCGGCGAACCCCTACCTCGCCTTTGCGGCCCTGCTGATGGCGGGTCTGGACGGTATCCAGAACAAGATCCACCCGGGCGACCCGTCGGACAAGGACCTGTACGATCTGCCCCCCGAGGAGCTGGCAGGCATCCCCACCGTCTGCGCATCCTTGCGCGAGGCGCTGGAAAGCCTGGAAGCCGATCACGACTACCTCATCAAGGGCGACGTGTTCACCAAGGACCAGATCGAAGCCTACATGGCGCTCAAGTGGGACGAGGTCTATGCCTTCGAGCACACCCCGCACCCGATCGAGTACAAGATGTACTACAGCTGCTGA
- a CDS encoding P-II family nitrogen regulator, with the protein MKKIEAIIKPFKLDEVKEALQDIGIQGLSVTEVKGFGRQKGHTELYRGAEYVVDFLPKVKIEVVLSDDMLDAAIEAIIDAAKTDKIGDGKIFVSDIAQAIRIRTGESGDDAL; encoded by the coding sequence ATGAAAAAGATCGAAGCGATCATCAAACCCTTCAAGCTCGACGAGGTGAAGGAAGCTCTCCAGGACATCGGCATCCAGGGTCTGAGCGTGACCGAGGTCAAGGGCTTTGGCCGTCAGAAGGGCCACACGGAACTTTATCGCGGTGCGGAATATGTCGTCGACTTCCTGCCCAAGGTGAAGATCGAGGTGGTGTTGTCCGACGATATGCTGGATGCCGCCATCGAGGCGATCATCGATGCGGCCAAGACCGACAAGATCGGCGACGGCAAGATCTTTGTCTCGGATATCGCGCAGGCGATCCGCATCCGCACAGGGGAATCGGGCGACGACGCGCTGTGA
- a CDS encoding NAD(P)H-hydrate dehydratase, producing MRAAEQAVIASGRATGRALMETAGRRVVETLLAHWPDLARAPNRAIVLCGPGNNGGDGFVIARLLARWHWDVELFFLGDPARLPPDAAANHALWSDLGAVKPLPMTAPPDLRGGTGVIIDALFGTGLTRGLGPDLAQDVLAPLDQADFAHWRRVAVDIPSGLCADSGRVLAAADGSATAFRADLTVTFHAAKRGHVLGAGPDLCGALAVADIGLGAGAGASDTPDPLRLVGPPAPGAILKPPGHKYDHGHALVFSGGQGQSGAARLAARAALRIGAGLVTLAAPPEAMAECAAQLTAIMLRDIPDAAACAELLADRRLNALCLGPGLGLDRARALVPVALAAPRALVLDADALTAFADDPPALFARLHPGVILTPHDGEFARLFPDLAAHLADRPTHGPAFGRVEAALAAAARAGCTLLLKGRDTIIADHTGRCAVHAATGDRAAPWLATAGAGDVLAGFITGLLARGLDPFQAAAAAAWLHVETARHFGPGLIAEDLPETLPAILRKLVE from the coding sequence ATGCGCGCGGCCGAACAGGCGGTGATCGCCAGCGGTCGCGCGACCGGGCGCGCGCTGATGGAAACCGCCGGTCGCCGGGTGGTCGAAACGCTTCTTGCGCACTGGCCCGATCTTGCCCGGGCGCCCAACCGCGCCATCGTGCTCTGCGGTCCGGGCAACAATGGCGGCGACGGTTTCGTCATCGCTCGCCTGCTCGCCCGCTGGCATTGGGATGTGGAGCTGTTTTTCCTCGGCGATCCGGCCCGCCTGCCGCCCGATGCCGCTGCCAACCACGCGCTCTGGTCCGATCTCGGCGCGGTCAAACCCCTGCCGATGACCGCGCCACCCGATCTGCGCGGCGGCACGGGCGTGATCATCGACGCGCTTTTCGGCACGGGTCTCACACGCGGTCTCGGCCCGGACCTGGCACAAGACGTGCTGGCCCCCCTCGATCAGGCCGATTTCGCCCATTGGCGCCGGGTCGCGGTCGATATCCCCTCGGGGCTTTGTGCTGATTCCGGCCGGGTGCTGGCCGCCGCCGATGGCAGCGCCACCGCCTTTCGCGCCGATCTGACCGTGACCTTCCACGCCGCCAAGCGCGGGCATGTGCTGGGCGCGGGCCCCGATCTGTGCGGCGCGCTCGCCGTGGCCGACATCGGCCTCGGGGCAGGGGCAGGGGCCTCCGACACGCCCGATCCCCTCCGCCTCGTCGGCCCGCCCGCACCCGGCGCGATCCTCAAGCCGCCGGGGCACAAATACGATCACGGCCATGCGCTGGTGTTTTCAGGCGGGCAGGGGCAGAGCGGGGCCGCACGACTGGCCGCGCGCGCAGCACTTCGGATCGGGGCAGGGCTCGTGACCCTCGCCGCCCCGCCCGAGGCCATGGCCGAATGCGCGGCCCAGCTCACCGCGATCATGCTGCGCGACATCCCCGACGCGGCCGCCTGTGCCGAATTGCTGGCGGACAGACGCCTGAACGCGCTCTGCCTCGGGCCGGGGCTCGGCCTCGACCGGGCCCGCGCCCTCGTGCCGGTGGCCCTTGCCGCACCCCGCGCCCTCGTGCTCGATGCCGATGCGCTGACAGCCTTTGCCGATGATCCCCCGGCGCTTTTCGCCCGCCTGCATCCGGGCGTGATCCTGACGCCCCATGATGGCGAATTCGCGCGGCTCTTTCCCGATCTGGCGGCGCACCTCGCCGATAGGCCCACCCATGGCCCCGCCTTTGGCCGGGTCGAGGCCGCGCTTGCCGCCGCCGCGCGGGCGGGCTGCACCCTGCTTCTCAAGGGGCGCGATACGATCATCGCCGATCACACGGGCCGCTGCGCCGTCCATGCCGCCACCGGGGACCGCGCCGCGCCCTGGCTTGCGACGGCGGGGGCGGGCGATGTGCTGGCCGGCTTCATCACCGGGCTTCTGGCGCGCGGGCTCGACCCGTTTCAGGCCGCCGCCGCCGCCGCATGGCTCCACGTGGAAACCGCGCGCCACTTCGGCCCCGGCCTCATCGCCGAGGATTTGCCCGAAACCCTGCCCGCGATCCTGCGCAAGCTTGTCGAATAA